Proteins encoded in a region of the Mycobacterium branderi genome:
- a CDS encoding TIGR03854 family LLM class F420-dependent oxidoreductase, which yields MKIRFGVSLGVNTAPEQLADIIDHLEYSGVDSLWFSELVYMPAVDPMVGMAYALARTTRLKVGTSVVVLPGRHPVLVAKQLASLAALAPKRVLPVFGLRSAIPAERELFVVPNGERAAVFDESLQLLRSALVEGSVSHTGRYFTVSDATITPRPVPPLDIWLGGSAPAAFRRIGALGDGWLGSFLTPAEARAGREAIEHAAAQADRRIEPDHFGISLAVADGELPAESVAAVRRRRPDLDPAELIAADWDQLHRQLDAYLEAGLTKFVIRPAGAQPLDGFIDRFVAELTDRQN from the coding sequence GTGAAGATTCGCTTCGGAGTCAGCCTGGGAGTGAATACCGCTCCAGAACAGCTCGCCGACATCATCGATCACCTCGAGTACAGCGGGGTCGACTCGCTGTGGTTTTCCGAGTTGGTTTACATGCCTGCGGTGGATCCGATGGTGGGCATGGCCTACGCACTGGCGCGAACCACCCGATTGAAGGTGGGCACTTCAGTCGTGGTGCTTCCCGGGCGGCATCCCGTGTTGGTCGCCAAACAATTGGCGTCACTGGCGGCCCTCGCGCCCAAGCGGGTGCTGCCGGTCTTCGGATTACGCTCGGCGATCCCGGCCGAGCGTGAGTTGTTCGTCGTCCCAAACGGTGAGCGCGCTGCGGTGTTCGACGAGTCACTGCAGTTGCTCCGGTCGGCGTTGGTAGAAGGCTCGGTCAGCCACACCGGCCGGTACTTCACTGTCAGCGATGCGACGATCACGCCGCGGCCGGTCCCTCCGCTGGACATTTGGCTGGGTGGTTCCGCGCCCGCGGCCTTTCGGCGCATCGGTGCGCTCGGCGACGGCTGGCTGGGTAGTTTCCTTACGCCGGCCGAAGCCCGGGCCGGGCGCGAAGCGATCGAACATGCCGCGGCGCAAGCAGACCGGCGCATCGAGCCGGATCACTTCGGGATCTCGTTGGCTGTCGCGGACGGTGAGCTGCCGGCGGAGTCGGTCGCGGCGGTCCGGCGCCGTCGTCCAGATCTGGATCCGGCCGAGCTGATCGCCGCGGACTGGGATCAGCTGCATCGCCAACTAGACGCCTACCTGGAGGCGGGTCTGACGAAATTCGTCATTCGGCCCGCCGGTGCCCAGCCATTGGACGGCTTCATTGATCGCTTCGTCGCCGAGCTGACCGATCGGCAGAACTGA
- a CDS encoding alpha/beta fold hydrolase, with the protein MDQYRRGELIFDVRDAGPADGPVVVLLHGFPQRNDSWEAVIDRLTAAGYRCLAPNQRGYSPGARPPRRRDYRIPELVGDLRALIDTSGAQRVHLVGHDWGAAVAWAAAAEMPDRLATVSPISVPHPAAFIKSFTNSRQGLASWYMFFFQLPRIPEWLLMRRNGAIVTELLRRSGQTPAAAERDARAMTESGALTAAINWYRAMPLSSPRGIGQKVSVPTLYVWSDQDTALLPKAAHDTARYVSGEYRFEILPGVSHWIPDEQPDKLAELLLDWFAAHPTV; encoded by the coding sequence ATGGACCAATACCGTCGCGGTGAGCTGATATTCGATGTCCGTGATGCCGGACCGGCCGACGGGCCGGTCGTGGTCTTGTTGCACGGCTTCCCGCAGCGCAATGACAGTTGGGAGGCCGTCATCGACCGGCTGACCGCTGCGGGTTACCGCTGCCTGGCCCCCAACCAACGGGGCTATTCACCGGGCGCCCGGCCGCCCCGCCGCCGCGACTACCGCATCCCCGAGTTGGTCGGCGACCTGCGCGCACTGATCGATACCAGCGGTGCGCAGCGCGTGCATCTCGTCGGACATGACTGGGGCGCCGCGGTCGCGTGGGCCGCCGCAGCCGAAATGCCCGACCGGCTGGCAACCGTGTCGCCGATATCGGTGCCGCATCCCGCCGCATTCATCAAATCGTTCACCAACAGCCGTCAGGGCCTGGCGTCTTGGTACATGTTTTTCTTTCAGTTGCCGCGCATACCGGAATGGCTGCTCATGCGGCGTAACGGCGCTATCGTCACCGAGTTGCTGCGGCGCAGCGGCCAAACACCGGCCGCGGCCGAACGAGATGCACGGGCGATGACCGAATCCGGTGCCCTGACCGCAGCGATCAACTGGTATCGCGCGATGCCACTGTCCAGTCCGCGCGGAATCGGCCAAAAGGTTTCCGTACCAACGCTGTACGTGTGGAGCGACCAAGACACCGCGTTGCTGCCCAAAGCGGCTCACGACACCGCTCGATATGTCAGCGGCGAATACCGGTTCGAGATCCTGCCCGGGGTCTCGCATTGGATACCCGACGAACAACCCGACAAGCTCGCCGAGCTGCTGCTGGACTGGTTTGCTGCTCACCCGACCGTCTGA
- a CDS encoding fused (3R)-hydroxyacyl-ACP dehydratase subunits HadA/HadB translates to MTAAAEASPIESRVGHYYQMDYPYLVGREKVREYARAVQDYHPAHWDVAAAAELGYSGLVAPLTFTSTPAMACNRRMFESVVIGYDTYMQTEEVFEQHRPIVAGDELQIDVELSSVRRIAGRDLITVTNTFTDTAGERVHTLHTTVVGLTAEDVDPAIKTAAQKAMMHDVDIAAIGENDAAYEKTVRPEGEIRIADGGLTRTPGTPSFDDVKVGDELPVHHTRLSRGDLVNYAGVAGDANPIHWDEGIAKLAGLPDVIAHGMLTMGLGSGFVSAWSGDPGAVTRYAVRLSAPAIVSAAEGADIEFSGRIKSLDPDTRSGVVIVGAKSAGRKIFGLATVNIRFR, encoded by the coding sequence ATGACCGCAGCAGCAGAGGCGTCGCCGATCGAATCGCGGGTCGGCCACTACTACCAGATGGACTACCCCTACCTGGTGGGCCGCGAGAAAGTCCGCGAATACGCGCGCGCAGTCCAGGACTATCACCCCGCACACTGGGATGTCGCCGCCGCCGCTGAACTGGGTTATTCGGGTTTGGTAGCGCCGCTGACCTTCACGTCAACGCCGGCCATGGCGTGCAACCGGCGCATGTTCGAATCGGTGGTCATCGGTTACGACACCTACATGCAGACCGAGGAAGTCTTCGAGCAGCACCGCCCCATCGTGGCCGGCGACGAACTGCAGATCGACGTCGAACTGTCATCGGTGCGCCGGATCGCCGGCCGAGACCTGATCACCGTGACCAACACGTTCACCGACACTGCCGGCGAGCGGGTGCACACCCTGCACACCACCGTCGTCGGCCTCACCGCCGAGGACGTCGACCCGGCAATCAAGACGGCCGCGCAGAAGGCGATGATGCACGACGTCGACATCGCCGCAATCGGCGAAAACGATGCGGCCTACGAGAAGACGGTGCGTCCGGAAGGCGAGATCCGGATCGCCGACGGGGGCTTGACCCGAACGCCGGGAACGCCGTCCTTCGACGACGTGAAGGTCGGCGACGAGTTACCGGTGCACCACACCCGGCTGTCCCGCGGCGACCTGGTGAACTACGCCGGCGTGGCCGGCGACGCCAACCCGATTCACTGGGACGAGGGCATTGCCAAGCTCGCCGGGCTACCCGACGTGATCGCGCACGGGATGCTGACGATGGGTTTGGGTTCCGGCTTTGTTTCCGCATGGTCGGGCGACCCCGGTGCGGTAACCCGCTACGCGGTGCGGTTGTCCGCGCCCGCGATCGTGTCGGCCGCCGAAGGTGCAGACATCGAGTTCAGCGGCCGGATCAAGTCACTGGACCCGGATACCCGCTCCGGTGTCGTCATCGTCGGTGCGAAGTCCGCCGGCCGGAAGATCTTCGGCCTGGCGACGGTGAACATCCGCTTCCGTTGA
- a CDS encoding glycoside hydrolase family 6 protein, giving the protein MMSSAASAVARWIAPFLTVTAVLVAHSVQAPSIRLASNDNPLAGKSFYVDPASKAMRAAQGANPPSAELTAIANTPHAYWMDQASNPAVDAKYIAAAQAAGAVPILALYGIPHRDCGSFASGGFGSAAAYRGWIDGVATAIGSGPAAVILEPDALAMADCLPADQRQERFELIRYAVDTLTRNPAAAVYVDAGHSRWINADEMAARLNQVGVAKARGFSLNTANFFTTDEEIGYGETISGLTNGSNYVIDTSRNGAGPAGGDMYWCNPTGRALGTPPTTATAGAHADAYLWIKRPGESDGSCGRGEPQAGTFVSQYAIDLARNAGH; this is encoded by the coding sequence GTGATGTCCTCAGCTGCTAGCGCAGTCGCGCGGTGGATTGCCCCTTTCCTGACGGTTACGGCCGTCCTCGTTGCGCACTCGGTGCAGGCCCCGTCGATCCGGCTGGCCAGCAATGACAACCCGCTGGCCGGCAAGTCCTTCTATGTCGATCCCGCGTCGAAGGCCATGCGGGCGGCGCAAGGCGCCAATCCGCCGAGTGCGGAGCTGACCGCCATCGCGAACACGCCGCACGCCTACTGGATGGACCAGGCGTCTAATCCCGCCGTCGACGCGAAGTACATCGCGGCGGCGCAGGCTGCCGGCGCCGTGCCGATTCTGGCCCTCTATGGGATTCCGCATCGTGACTGCGGAAGCTTCGCTTCGGGCGGATTCGGCTCGGCGGCTGCCTATCGAGGGTGGATCGACGGCGTCGCGACGGCCATCGGCAGTGGGCCCGCCGCCGTCATCCTCGAACCCGATGCGTTGGCCATGGCCGACTGCTTGCCAGCCGACCAGCGTCAGGAGCGCTTCGAGCTGATCCGGTATGCCGTTGACACACTGACCCGCAACCCGGCCGCGGCCGTCTACGTCGACGCCGGACACTCGCGCTGGATCAACGCCGACGAGATGGCCGCCCGGCTCAACCAGGTCGGCGTGGCCAAGGCGCGGGGTTTCAGCCTCAACACCGCGAACTTCTTCACCACCGACGAGGAAATCGGTTACGGCGAAACGATTTCGGGGCTGACGAACGGATCGAACTACGTGATCGACACCTCGCGTAACGGCGCGGGGCCTGCCGGCGGCGACATGTATTGGTGTAACCCGACCGGCCGTGCCCTCGGGACCCCACCCACCACGGCGACGGCGGGTGCACACGCCGACGCCTACCTGTGGATCAAACGTCCGGGTGAATCCGACGGCTCATGCGGCCGCGGGGAACCTCAGGCTGGCACGTTCGTCAGCCAGTACGCGATCGATCTCGCCCGCAACGCCGGCCACTAG
- a CDS encoding LLM class F420-dependent oxidoreductase codes for MPTGIILFARPDAPNLVDDVIAQAKQAHQLGVAQVWLAQQQNYDAIALAALVGAAVPGLGVGTSVVPINPRHPLIVASLAQTAQAAAHGNFSLGLGLGAREIERQTFGAPWPNTVTRLREHLTILRSVFDTAGVDFHGSELSASPRWPVQVAGGTPIPVYVAAMGPKALQVTGELADGTLPYLAGPRTLEEFIVPTITQAAAEAGRPAPRVIAAVPTLLSEDLEGARTIAAQQLSFYETIPSYRNVIAREGIASVVDLAAIGTEGAIAHQLRRYRDAGATDIVISPLDRSDSVDRDALWRLAAAL; via the coding sequence ATGCCGACCGGAATCATCCTCTTCGCCCGCCCTGATGCTCCCAATCTCGTCGATGACGTGATCGCTCAAGCCAAACAGGCCCACCAGCTCGGCGTCGCCCAGGTGTGGTTGGCCCAGCAGCAGAACTACGACGCGATCGCGCTCGCTGCGCTCGTCGGAGCTGCCGTGCCGGGGTTGGGTGTGGGCACCTCGGTGGTGCCGATCAACCCCCGCCACCCGCTGATCGTCGCGTCGTTGGCGCAGACGGCGCAGGCAGCGGCGCATGGCAACTTCAGCCTAGGGCTCGGGCTGGGTGCCCGCGAGATCGAACGCCAGACCTTCGGTGCTCCGTGGCCCAACACGGTCACGCGCTTACGCGAGCATCTGACCATCCTGCGGTCGGTGTTCGACACCGCCGGCGTCGACTTCCACGGAAGTGAGCTCAGCGCTAGTCCTCGCTGGCCTGTCCAGGTCGCCGGCGGCACTCCCATCCCGGTGTATGTGGCAGCGATGGGCCCAAAGGCGTTGCAAGTCACCGGAGAACTGGCCGACGGGACCTTGCCCTATCTGGCGGGGCCCCGGACTCTCGAGGAATTCATCGTGCCGACGATCACGCAGGCTGCGGCCGAGGCGGGGCGCCCGGCGCCGCGCGTCATCGCCGCGGTGCCGACGTTATTGTCGGAGGACCTAGAGGGCGCAAGAACCATTGCCGCGCAACAGTTGAGCTTCTACGAGACCATCCCGTCGTACCGCAACGTGATTGCCCGCGAAGGCATCGCCAGTGTGGTCGACCTTGCCGCGATCGGGACCGAGGGAGCTATTGCGCATCAGCTGCGCCGGTATCGGGATGCGGGTGCCACCGACATCGTGATCAGCCCGCTAGACCGCTCCGACTCCGTCGACCGCGACGCGCTGTGGAGGCTCGCCGCCGCGCTGTGA
- a CDS encoding NAD(P)H-quinone oxidoreductase: protein MYAIALNGSGGPEVMAWSQVDDLPAPGPGEVAIDVAAAGVNRADVMQRQGLYPPPPGASDILGLEVSGVVADVGADVEDWRPGYAVCALLSGGGYAERVNVAATQVLPVPDGVSLTAAAALPEAAATVWSNLVMTAGLRSGQVALIHGGGSGIGTHAIQVGRALGAHVAVTAGSQYKLDRCRELGAQTLINYHDQDFAKLVTDELGGANAILDIMGGSYLQRNVEALAEDGHLTIIALQGGATAELNLGLLLFKRGSVHVSNLRRRPQEGPGSKAEVISAVRQGLWPLIADGAVAPVVCAEVPITNAGEAHTLLDSPKTVGKVVLTVGRP, encoded by the coding sequence ATGTACGCGATCGCGCTCAACGGATCTGGTGGCCCCGAGGTGATGGCTTGGTCGCAGGTGGACGACTTGCCCGCGCCGGGCCCGGGCGAAGTTGCTATCGATGTGGCGGCGGCAGGGGTCAACCGTGCCGATGTGATGCAACGCCAAGGGCTTTACCCGCCACCGCCCGGTGCCAGCGACATCCTCGGCCTTGAGGTCTCCGGTGTCGTCGCCGACGTCGGTGCCGACGTAGAAGATTGGCGGCCCGGTTATGCGGTGTGCGCCCTGTTGTCCGGCGGTGGTTATGCCGAACGGGTGAACGTGGCGGCCACTCAGGTGCTGCCGGTGCCCGACGGTGTGAGCCTGACCGCGGCGGCGGCACTGCCGGAGGCCGCGGCCACCGTGTGGTCGAACCTGGTGATGACCGCGGGTCTGCGCAGCGGACAGGTGGCCCTCATTCACGGCGGCGGCAGCGGGATCGGCACGCACGCCATCCAAGTGGGCCGTGCCCTTGGTGCCCACGTCGCGGTCACCGCGGGATCGCAGTACAAATTAGACCGCTGTAGAGAACTCGGGGCGCAGACGTTAATCAACTACCACGACCAGGATTTCGCGAAGCTCGTGACCGACGAGCTCGGTGGCGCCAACGCCATCCTCGACATCATGGGTGGCAGCTATCTGCAACGCAACGTCGAGGCGCTGGCCGAGGACGGGCACCTGACGATCATCGCGTTGCAGGGCGGGGCCACCGCGGAGCTGAACCTTGGCCTGCTTCTGTTCAAGCGGGGCTCGGTACACGTGAGCAACCTGCGCCGCCGGCCCCAGGAAGGTCCGGGGTCGAAGGCGGAGGTCATTTCCGCAGTGCGGCAAGGCTTGTGGCCGCTGATCGCCGACGGCGCCGTCGCACCGGTGGTTTGCGCCGAAGTGCCGATCACAAATGCCGGCGAGGCACACACGTTGCTGGACTCGCCGAAGACGGTCGGCAAGGTGGTGCTGACGGTGGGCCGGCCCTAG
- a CDS encoding TetR/AcrR family transcriptional regulator, with protein MPASSSYHHGDLPAALVRAAIDLLEESGAAELSLREVARRAGVSPSAPYRHFAGRDELLSAVAAVGYRELGEALVKAHPAPSSADDFADIAVAYVQFALTRPGLFQVMFGEPCDPNAPDRAAAVEAIHEYLKSIVGQAFPAADADAMSTASWALVHGLAFLHLDGKLDASSKRAVSNRVRTAVRAMLQTPVNAAAPKRRARRASHR; from the coding sequence ATGCCCGCGTCTTCCAGCTATCACCATGGCGATCTCCCAGCTGCGCTGGTGCGCGCCGCCATTGACCTTCTCGAGGAAAGCGGGGCGGCAGAGCTGTCGTTGCGCGAGGTGGCGCGCCGCGCCGGAGTGTCACCCTCTGCGCCCTATCGTCATTTCGCCGGGCGCGACGAGCTGTTGTCGGCCGTGGCCGCCGTGGGTTACCGCGAACTGGGCGAAGCGTTGGTCAAGGCGCATCCCGCGCCGAGTTCGGCCGACGACTTCGCCGACATCGCGGTGGCCTACGTGCAGTTCGCGCTGACGCGGCCGGGGCTTTTCCAGGTCATGTTCGGTGAGCCTTGCGACCCCAACGCGCCCGACCGGGCAGCGGCGGTGGAGGCAATCCACGAGTACCTTAAATCGATTGTAGGACAAGCGTTTCCAGCTGCCGATGCCGACGCGATGTCGACAGCGTCGTGGGCTCTGGTCCACGGCCTGGCTTTTTTACACCTCGACGGCAAGCTGGACGCCTCCTCCAAGCGGGCAGTCTCCAACAGGGTCCGAACAGCGGTGCGCGCGATGCTGCAGACACCGGTTAACGCCGCCGCGCCGAAGCGTAGAGCACGCCGCGCGTCCCACCGCTAG
- a CDS encoding type 1 glutamine amidotransferase domain-containing protein, translating into MTKVLMVVSAADRWTLNDGTVHPSGYWAEEVAMPYHIFSEAGWDITVATPGGKAPTLDQLSLGISGGMPWTRRKVQRYLDRISDVLDHPVSLDTVDPDDFDLIFYPGGHGPMEDLAYDKTSGALLAKRLASGRPLALLCHAPAAILAATGADGTSPFAGRKMTGLSNREELLNRFAKKAPWLLEDKLKQAGVDYSKGFPLRPHVVVDGNLYTGQNPQSSEKLARRLVADIAAAAA; encoded by the coding sequence ATGACAAAGGTTTTGATGGTGGTCTCAGCGGCCGACCGTTGGACACTCAACGACGGCACCGTGCACCCCTCAGGGTATTGGGCCGAAGAGGTGGCCATGCCCTACCACATCTTCTCGGAGGCCGGCTGGGACATCACCGTCGCCACCCCCGGTGGCAAGGCTCCCACGCTGGATCAACTAAGCCTCGGGATCTCCGGCGGAATGCCGTGGACGCGCCGCAAAGTCCAGCGCTACTTGGACCGCATCTCCGATGTGCTCGACCATCCCGTATCGCTGGACACAGTCGATCCGGACGACTTCGACCTGATCTTCTACCCCGGCGGACATGGCCCGATGGAGGATCTCGCCTACGACAAGACTTCTGGTGCGTTGCTAGCAAAACGCTTGGCCTCCGGCCGGCCGCTGGCTCTGCTGTGTCACGCGCCTGCGGCGATTCTGGCGGCAACTGGAGCCGATGGCACATCGCCGTTCGCCGGCCGGAAGATGACGGGGTTGTCCAACCGTGAGGAGTTGCTCAATCGGTTCGCCAAGAAGGCACCGTGGCTGCTGGAGGACAAGCTGAAGCAAGCCGGCGTGGACTACTCGAAAGGTTTCCCGTTGCGCCCTCACGTGGTGGTCGACGGAAACCTCTACACCGGGCAGAATCCGCAATCTTCGGAGAAACTCGCGCGCCGCCTGGTGGCCGACATCGCCGCCGCCGCCGCGTGA
- a CDS encoding acetoacetate decarboxylase family protein, protein MSSSQQDTVTVELGGYVVAVPKGGLYDRYRMQTDLDEVARDPRVSSVDFFRKLSKTRVDSPIGPTFTPNFYYRMSSARLTMLARSGAIRARLPKELAPLEVAPGLGLISAMFFRYDMCDIDFYTEAAVGAAVRPARHGGPGFFDLVAGLGNDHLHSYVFSLPVNTEIAQVRGHDGYGFPKWVTEIDVDIDGDGITARVVNDTVGTDLALSAPTPAQTRYPTGERVSSLTSYTAINGAWHSTFSQTNVLAAGTVRFPRNIDLQTGTGQMSDDLRSLKPLRVMQLDVITEGQLALHMPVPTSMPNMQSHSRALK, encoded by the coding sequence GTGTCGTCGAGCCAGCAGGACACGGTAACGGTCGAGTTGGGCGGATACGTGGTCGCGGTTCCGAAAGGCGGCTTGTACGACAGATATCGGATGCAGACCGATCTCGACGAAGTGGCTCGCGATCCACGGGTCTCCAGCGTCGACTTCTTCCGGAAGCTGTCCAAGACCAGGGTCGACTCACCGATCGGCCCGACGTTCACCCCGAACTTCTACTACCGCATGTCCTCGGCGCGGTTGACGATGCTGGCCCGCTCGGGCGCGATCCGTGCCCGCCTGCCCAAGGAATTGGCCCCCCTGGAGGTCGCGCCGGGGTTGGGGCTGATTTCGGCCATGTTCTTCCGCTATGACATGTGCGACATCGACTTCTACACCGAGGCCGCTGTCGGGGCAGCAGTGCGGCCGGCACGCCACGGCGGTCCCGGCTTCTTCGACCTCGTCGCCGGCCTCGGCAACGACCACCTGCATTCCTACGTGTTCTCGCTGCCGGTGAACACCGAGATCGCTCAGGTGCGCGGCCACGACGGCTACGGCTTCCCTAAATGGGTCACCGAGATCGACGTCGACATCGACGGCGACGGCATCACCGCGCGGGTGGTCAACGACACCGTCGGCACCGATCTGGCGCTGTCGGCGCCCACGCCGGCCCAGACGCGTTACCCCACTGGTGAGCGGGTGTCGTCGTTGACGTCGTATACGGCGATCAACGGTGCCTGGCATTCCACGTTCAGCCAGACCAATGTGCTGGCGGCCGGAACGGTGCGCTTCCCGCGCAATATCGACCTGCAGACCGGGACCGGGCAGATGTCTGACGACCTACGTTCACTGAAGCCGCTCAGGGTGATGCAACTCGACGTCATTACTGAGGGCCAGCTGGCTCTGCACATGCCAGTGCCCACCTCGATGCCGAACATGCAGTCGCACTCCCGAGCGCTTAAGTGA
- a CDS encoding nitroreductase family deazaflavin-dependent oxidoreductase: protein MNSYALKDASAKLMNRAHRLILTVSGNRLLAKPFGMPVVELHTTGRKSGLPRTCYLTTPVRDSDRVVLVASKGGDDRNPDWYRNLQAHPDAELVVDGTRRKVHARTANAQERAELWPKIVAAYKGYADYQTRTTREIPVVICELRS from the coding sequence ATGAACAGCTACGCACTGAAAGACGCCAGCGCCAAATTGATGAATCGCGCGCACCGGTTGATCCTCACGGTCAGCGGGAACAGGTTGTTGGCCAAGCCGTTTGGCATGCCTGTGGTGGAGCTCCACACGACCGGCCGCAAGTCGGGGCTGCCCCGGACTTGCTATCTGACCACCCCTGTTCGTGATTCGGATCGGGTGGTGCTCGTGGCGTCGAAGGGTGGCGACGATCGCAACCCCGACTGGTACCGGAATCTTCAGGCTCATCCCGACGCCGAGCTGGTGGTCGATGGAACCCGGCGAAAGGTTCACGCCCGCACCGCAAATGCGCAAGAGAGAGCCGAGCTGTGGCCGAAGATTGTTGCGGCGTACAAGGGATACGCGGATTACCAAACCCGGACCACCCGCGAGATACCTGTCGTGATCTGCGAGCTGCGGAGTTGA
- a CDS encoding DUF2786 domain-containing protein, whose translation MSRRNREKRAAKQKNRRGEAGQRERVRFDREPDRAQLLGHLVVALSEAATCRCDRVAQHAAELLEEFSAAAHELDVAADIAMNEAIRAAWEHGWSPSDLHEITRRKLEPAAVGYLDQAIIRESGRYAVATLHPRWRADLAAIAATVDRGSAGSNVNSPEALTVVLKVLTLLGSLPVLEPLLPLPGAHRHTAAAVSAVDEKALGRVRALLAKAEDTEFPEEAEILSAKAQELMSRYSLQEAVVHHERGEVPVAAARRMWIENPYAVAKTTLVQAVAQANRCRVVWAERLGFVTVIGSETDLNLVELLTTSLLVQANRAMLRAGRQVSGRGQSRTRSFRQSFLVAYATRIGERLDETRASVTAEAEHDARLLPVLAAGNRAADDLTNRLFPSMTQRPVSVSNGAGWVAGRAAADLAHLNVRDEIAG comes from the coding sequence ATGAGCCGACGCAACCGTGAGAAGCGAGCAGCCAAGCAGAAGAACCGACGCGGCGAGGCTGGCCAACGCGAGCGTGTGCGGTTCGATCGCGAGCCCGATCGGGCGCAGCTTCTCGGTCACCTTGTGGTCGCATTGAGTGAGGCGGCGACGTGTCGCTGCGATCGCGTGGCACAGCACGCCGCGGAACTGCTTGAGGAGTTTTCCGCCGCGGCGCACGAACTCGACGTCGCGGCCGACATCGCGATGAACGAGGCCATCCGCGCTGCATGGGAACACGGCTGGTCACCGTCTGACCTTCATGAAATAACTCGTCGCAAGCTCGAGCCAGCCGCCGTCGGATACCTCGACCAAGCGATCATCCGCGAGTCCGGGCGTTATGCGGTCGCGACGTTGCACCCCAGGTGGCGCGCCGATCTCGCCGCGATTGCCGCCACCGTCGATCGGGGATCGGCGGGATCAAATGTCAACAGCCCTGAGGCCCTGACCGTCGTTCTGAAAGTGCTTACGCTGCTTGGCAGCCTTCCGGTCCTCGAACCACTTCTCCCATTGCCCGGCGCCCATCGACACACAGCGGCCGCGGTAAGCGCAGTCGACGAGAAGGCACTGGGTCGGGTGCGCGCTCTGCTGGCCAAGGCTGAGGACACCGAATTTCCCGAAGAGGCGGAGATCCTCTCGGCGAAGGCGCAGGAGCTGATGAGCCGGTATTCGCTGCAGGAGGCAGTAGTACACCACGAACGTGGTGAAGTGCCCGTGGCCGCGGCGCGACGGATGTGGATTGAGAACCCCTACGCCGTGGCGAAGACGACGCTCGTGCAAGCCGTGGCCCAGGCAAACCGGTGCCGCGTGGTGTGGGCGGAGCGCCTCGGCTTTGTCACCGTCATTGGATCCGAAACCGATCTCAACCTGGTTGAATTGCTCACCACTTCGCTGCTGGTACAGGCGAATCGGGCCATGCTGCGCGCGGGGCGCCAGGTTAGCGGCCGCGGGCAGAGCCGGACGCGATCGTTTCGGCAGTCGTTTCTCGTCGCCTACGCGACGCGTATCGGTGAGCGCCTGGACGAGACCCGCGCGTCGGTCACAGCGGAAGCCGAGCACGACGCCCGGCTTCTGCCCGTTCTGGCGGCCGGCAACCGCGCCGCTGACGACCTCACTAACCGCTTGTTCCCGTCGATGACGCAACGCCCGGTGTCGGTTTCGAATGGCGCGGGCTGGGTTGCCGGGCGCGCAGCGGCCGACCTGGCGCACCTCAACGTGCGTGACGAGATCGCGGGATAG
- a CDS encoding Uma2 family endonuclease — MAGLAEFPRDLVTLEEWDALELDEARRWELVEGGIVMTPRPRPLHQVTSRNLSQLIRAALPASLVVLQEVEITVEARFPPTVRDPDLVVVNRSVVDRNPVRVDASDVVLVVEIVSQGSRRTDRVMKAYEYAKAGIEHYWIVDLDAEPDERVLAHVLRGGTYHRVGALAGDRVRTEKPVALDFSLDELTRP; from the coding sequence GTGGCGGGATTGGCCGAATTTCCTCGCGACCTGGTGACGCTCGAAGAGTGGGACGCGCTCGAACTAGACGAAGCGCGTCGCTGGGAGCTCGTCGAGGGGGGCATCGTCATGACACCGCGACCGCGTCCGCTGCACCAAGTCACGTCGCGAAATCTTTCGCAGCTGATCCGGGCGGCACTGCCTGCTTCCCTCGTGGTATTGCAAGAGGTCGAGATCACCGTCGAGGCGCGGTTCCCACCCACAGTGCGCGATCCCGATCTGGTCGTGGTGAACCGCAGTGTGGTGGATCGCAATCCGGTGCGCGTCGACGCGTCGGACGTAGTGCTCGTCGTCGAGATCGTGTCACAGGGTTCGCGCCGCACGGACCGGGTGATGAAAGCCTACGAGTACGCCAAGGCCGGCATTGAGCATTACTGGATCGTCGATCTCGATGCCGAGCCCGACGAGCGTGTCCTTGCACACGTCCTCCGTGGCGGGACCTATCACCGGGTCGGGGCCCTCGCCGGTGACCGGGTGCGAACCGAAAAGCCAGTGGCACTGGACTTTTCGCTCGACGAGCTGACTCGGCCCTGA